In Oncorhynchus kisutch isolate 150728-3 linkage group LG5, Okis_V2, whole genome shotgun sequence, a genomic segment contains:
- the LOC109875767 gene encoding cilia- and flagella-associated protein 251-like isoform X2, which yields MTVTLEEEEEVGDRVDTKEEVCWMEKEGIEEKEAVTVKEEEKEEEDAFRVKEEAEKEDDAVFGVKEEEGEMTVTSKKEVEETGYLGPVSQTHLKASNCSNSELSCKMVLGNRALINTSKYCLQNRGSCGTDVWC from the exons atgactgtcacattggaggaagaagaggaggttggAGATCGAGTGGACACCA aagaggaggtctgctggatgGAGAAAGAAGGTATTGAGGAAAaggaggctgttacagtgaaagaagaagagaaagaagaggaagacgcattcagagtgaaagaggaggcagagaaagaggatgatgcagtttttggagtgaaagaggaggagggggagatgactgtcACATCAAAAAAGGAGGTGGAGGAAACTGGATACCTGGGCCCAGTTTCCCAAACGCATCTTAAGGCATCCAATTGTTCTAACAGTGAACTTAGCTGTAAGATGGTTTTGGGAAACCGAgccctgattaacactagtaagtactgtcttcAAAACAGAGGCAGTTGTGGGactgatgtgtggtgttaa